One stretch of Deltaproteobacteria bacterium DNA includes these proteins:
- a CDS encoding GAF domain-containing protein produces MHRPGPIAYLLPLVALAIGVPILAFATIRSVTWVGRTFPGFFVMQNAVVPTVSGIDWPPDRAGIFHARVTAVDGERVRSGAEVYERVAAHPPGTPIEYTLAGEDGEDGARTVRVAAHRFGWYAYLETWGILLAFAWSYLAIGLVVAFLQPRTRQARVYLLQALVGSIYPAAAVLYHQASSDHPWLTAVGLAAECVFPATYVHLALVFPVERRLPAPAWLWTATPYVLSAVLVVLGLRGFYADPPTLAAFRAAYVYTSASILFFVAAMVVGYVRSRDPAIRGRILAVLPGVVFGTAAVFLIFLNNASAGRDLPIQFGLVPSFAFYVSVAYAIAKHDLFDVDRVVRQSFVYGLLTVIVLAGYALALSVPAQVAPAGVVGALFVLGLAFLLDPLRRGVQRVVDRAFFRSRLDGARTVAELSEALTSVLDLDEIVARVTQVVTEAMQLESTTLAVAEEGRAWSRGADGALRIVPAPPADLAAAARAAVTESPIDPPLGADAPAFGAGVRAVLGSFDAAAVLPLVLGERPLGFLALGAKRSGRPLGARDVRLLRTLANQAAIAIQNALSFRALGALNRELDEKVRARTEEVRRSNVDLKTAYRELQDTQAQLVHSEKMASLGQLVAGVAHELNNPASFVHGSLGNLSRYLATFVEVIQRYRAAPIADPAVRESLEALSAASQLDYLLQATPELLRYCAEGSERIKRIVEDLRVFVRAEQGERSSTDLAADLEATLRLLAERIANVRIERRYGVVAPIEAHAGQLNQVWMNLLANAVDAVEGHRDGVITVAISDEGAWVKVVIADNGVGIPSAVRGKIFDPFFTTKAIGRGTGLGLSIAYGAVRSHGGHIAVESEPGRGTTMTVRLPRHQARPHAA; encoded by the coding sequence ATGCACAGGCCGGGTCCGATCGCCTACTTGCTGCCGCTCGTCGCGCTCGCGATCGGCGTGCCCATCCTCGCGTTTGCGACCATCCGCAGCGTGACCTGGGTCGGCCGGACGTTTCCCGGCTTCTTCGTCATGCAGAACGCGGTCGTACCGACCGTGAGCGGGATCGACTGGCCCCCGGACCGCGCCGGGATCTTCCACGCGCGCGTCACGGCGGTCGACGGCGAGCGGGTGCGGTCGGGCGCCGAGGTCTACGAGCGCGTCGCCGCGCATCCGCCCGGAACGCCGATCGAGTACACGCTCGCGGGCGAGGACGGCGAGGACGGCGCCCGGACCGTGCGCGTCGCCGCGCATCGCTTCGGCTGGTACGCGTACCTCGAGACCTGGGGCATCCTGCTCGCGTTCGCGTGGAGCTACCTCGCGATCGGGCTCGTGGTCGCCTTCCTCCAGCCGCGTACCCGCCAGGCGCGGGTCTACCTGCTCCAGGCGCTCGTCGGGAGCATCTATCCGGCGGCGGCGGTCCTGTATCACCAGGCGAGCTCCGACCACCCGTGGCTCACGGCCGTCGGGCTCGCCGCGGAATGCGTGTTCCCCGCGACCTACGTGCATCTCGCGCTCGTGTTCCCGGTCGAGCGCCGCCTCCCCGCGCCGGCGTGGCTCTGGACGGCGACTCCGTACGTTCTGAGCGCCGTGCTCGTCGTGCTCGGGCTCCGCGGCTTCTACGCGGATCCGCCGACGCTCGCCGCGTTCCGCGCCGCCTACGTCTACACGTCGGCGAGCATCCTCTTCTTCGTGGCCGCCATGGTCGTCGGGTACGTCCGGAGCCGTGACCCGGCGATTCGTGGACGGATCCTCGCCGTCCTTCCAGGGGTCGTCTTCGGGACGGCGGCGGTGTTCCTGATCTTCCTGAACAACGCGTCGGCGGGCCGCGACCTTCCGATCCAGTTCGGCCTCGTGCCGTCGTTCGCGTTCTACGTGAGTGTCGCCTACGCGATCGCGAAGCACGACTTGTTCGACGTCGACCGGGTGGTCCGGCAGAGCTTCGTCTACGGCCTGCTCACCGTGATCGTGCTCGCCGGGTACGCGCTCGCGCTCAGCGTTCCGGCGCAGGTGGCGCCGGCCGGCGTGGTCGGCGCGCTGTTCGTGCTCGGTCTCGCCTTCCTGCTCGATCCCCTCAGGCGCGGCGTGCAGCGGGTCGTCGACCGCGCCTTCTTCCGGAGCCGCCTCGACGGCGCCCGGACCGTCGCCGAGCTCAGCGAGGCGCTCACCAGCGTGCTCGACCTCGACGAGATCGTGGCGCGCGTCACGCAGGTGGTGACCGAAGCGATGCAGCTCGAGTCGACGACGCTCGCGGTCGCGGAGGAGGGGAGAGCGTGGTCGCGCGGCGCCGACGGGGCGCTGCGGATCGTGCCGGCCCCGCCGGCGGACCTTGCCGCGGCGGCGCGGGCGGCGGTCACGGAGTCGCCGATCGACCCGCCGCTCGGCGCTGATGCTCCGGCGTTCGGCGCCGGGGTGCGCGCGGTCCTCGGCAGCTTCGACGCCGCGGCGGTCCTGCCGCTCGTGCTCGGCGAGCGCCCCCTCGGCTTCCTGGCGCTCGGAGCGAAGCGCTCCGGGCGGCCGCTCGGAGCGCGCGATGTCCGCCTGTTGCGGACCCTGGCGAACCAAGCGGCGATCGCGATCCAGAACGCGCTGTCCTTCCGCGCGCTCGGCGCCCTGAACCGCGAGCTCGACGAGAAGGTTCGCGCCCGCACCGAGGAAGTCCGGCGCTCCAACGTGGATTTGAAAACGGCGTACCGCGAGCTCCAGGACACCCAGGCGCAGCTCGTCCACTCCGAGAAGATGGCCTCGCTCGGCCAGCTCGTCGCCGGCGTCGCTCACGAGCTCAACAACCCGGCGAGCTTCGTCCACGGGAGTCTCGGCAACCTGAGCCGCTACCTGGCGACGTTCGTCGAGGTGATCCAGCGCTATCGGGCCGCGCCGATCGCCGACCCCGCCGTGCGCGAGTCGCTCGAGGCGCTCTCCGCGGCCTCCCAGCTCGACTATCTCCTCCAAGCGACGCCCGAGCTCCTGCGCTATTGCGCCGAGGGCTCCGAGCGCATCAAGCGGATCGTCGAGGACTTGCGCGTGTTCGTGCGCGCGGAGCAAGGCGAACGCTCGTCGACGGACCTGGCCGCGGATCTCGAGGCGACGCTGCGGCTCCTCGCGGAGCGCATCGCGAACGTCCGCATCGAGCGGCGCTACGGCGTCGTGGCCCCCATCGAGGCGCACGCCGGCCAGTTGAATCAGGTGTGGATGAACCTCCTCGCCAACGCGGTCGACGCGGTCGAAGGGCATCGGGACGGCGTCATCACGGTCGCCATCAGCGACGAGGGCGCCTGGGTGAAAGTCGTGATCGCCGACAACGGCGTCGGGATCCCGTCCGCGGTGCGGGGCAAGATCTTCGACCCGTTCTTCACCACGAAAGCGATCGGGCGCGGCACCGGGCTCGGTCTCAGCATTGCCTACGGCGCGGTGCGCAGCCACGGCGGACACATCGCGGTCGAGAGCGAGCCGGGCCGCG